One genomic segment of Deltaproteobacteria bacterium includes these proteins:
- a CDS encoding FAD-binding oxidoreductase, with protein MNGSLPRRVDVVVIGGGIVGVSVAYYLAKKGIARVLLLEKEMLGSGSTGKSVGGIRTQFSTRINIQFSLLSRTVFEDFETEFGTDPMFQEIGYLFLAGSDAQWDILKSNGKLLRSMAQEVELLTPSEIHQRWPFLRVDDLEGGSYTAQDGYAGPSEVLQGFVKGARRLGAVFREGIEVTGIEVKQGSIRAVTTSTGEQVQTPVVVNAAGPYAARVAALAGVDIPVRPLRRQVFYTDAFDDLPAVFPMIIDMEYGWYTRREGPGVLLAGPQDSESSYNQNVDFEAREWTARRSLHRLPVLERARIAGGWAGLYEISPDNHAIIGAFPELPGFICANGFSGHGFMHAPATGIVVSELIVAGKTETLDIYPLRPQRFREEDLIKEPLTAFRD; from the coding sequence ATGAACGGCAGCCTGCCCCGGAGAGTAGACGTGGTCGTCATCGGAGGTGGTATTGTTGGAGTCAGTGTCGCTTATTATCTGGCCAAAAAGGGGATTGCCAGGGTGCTTCTCCTGGAGAAGGAGATGCTGGGGTCCGGTTCCACAGGCAAAAGTGTGGGCGGCATTCGAACACAGTTCTCCACCAGGATCAATATTCAATTTTCACTGCTCAGCCGCACAGTGTTTGAAGATTTCGAGACTGAATTCGGTACAGACCCCATGTTCCAGGAAATTGGCTACCTTTTCCTTGCCGGCAGTGACGCTCAATGGGACATTCTCAAGTCCAATGGAAAATTGCTGCGCAGTATGGCTCAGGAAGTGGAGCTGCTGACTCCCTCAGAGATTCATCAACGATGGCCATTCCTGCGGGTAGATGACCTCGAGGGCGGCTCCTACACAGCACAGGACGGCTATGCTGGTCCCAGTGAAGTATTGCAGGGATTCGTCAAAGGCGCCCGCAGGTTGGGAGCTGTGTTCAGAGAGGGCATCGAGGTGACTGGTATCGAGGTTAAGCAAGGATCCATTCGTGCTGTGACAACTTCCACCGGCGAGCAGGTGCAGACCCCGGTGGTGGTCAACGCAGCAGGGCCATATGCGGCCAGGGTCGCTGCCCTGGCTGGAGTCGATATTCCAGTTCGACCTCTAAGGAGACAGGTTTTTTATACTGACGCCTTCGACGACCTGCCAGCGGTTTTTCCCATGATCATCGACATGGAATACGGTTGGTATACCAGGAGAGAGGGACCGGGTGTGCTCCTGGCAGGTCCGCAGGACTCCGAGAGCTCTTACAACCAGAATGTTGATTTTGAGGCCAGAGAATGGACGGCCAGGCGTTCACTGCACCGGCTGCCTGTTCTGGAGCGGGCCCGCATTGCTGGGGGCTGGGCAGGCCTCTACGAGATTTCTCCAGACAACCACGCAATTATAGGTGCCTTCCCGGAGCTGCCCGGCTTTATCTGTGCCAATGGCTTTAGCGGCCACGGCTTTATGCATGCGCCGGCCACGGGCATTGTGGTTTCGGAGCTCATCGTGGCAGGCAAGACAGAGACCCTGGATATCTATCCTTTGCGACCTCAGCGTTTTCGCGAAGAGGATCTTATCAAGGAGCCGTTGACAGCCTTTAGAGACTGA
- a CDS encoding transporter substrate-binding domain-containing protein, whose translation MKRMLTLLIVVAVSLSMSFSVAQAKTLADIIKSGKIVIGVKGDYPPWGVINAKGQFEGWEIDLCHKLAEYLFGDPSKVEFVAVTGGNRIPFLNSGKIDIIWATMGYTPQRAKVVDYSIPYFKSGVQLLTKKGSGIKSIYDLKGKTVITIKGTTGAQGLAKLVPEAKQIKFDKTSEALQALRDDRGVAFAQDDILLFKLILDNPELEVVGEVFNPTDWGIGFRKGEDDIKAYVNLALRYMYQTGYLQSSLRKWWKGQELDEYLKRIDDMFSK comes from the coding sequence ATGAAAAGAATGCTTACACTGCTGATTGTGGTGGCGGTTTCGCTGTCCATGTCCTTCTCGGTGGCACAGGCGAAAACGCTCGCTGATATCATAAAGAGTGGAAAAATCGTCATAGGGGTGAAAGGAGACTATCCACCCTGGGGCGTCATTAATGCCAAAGGCCAATTTGAAGGATGGGAAATCGATCTATGTCACAAGCTGGCTGAATATCTCTTTGGTGATCCCAGCAAGGTGGAATTTGTGGCTGTCACCGGGGGAAACCGTATTCCCTTCTTGAATTCAGGCAAAATCGATATTATCTGGGCTACCATGGGTTATACACCGCAGCGGGCCAAAGTGGTAGATTACTCGATCCCCTATTTCAAATCAGGCGTTCAGCTACTGACCAAGAAGGGTTCGGGAATCAAATCTATTTATGATCTCAAAGGGAAGACTGTGATTACTATAAAAGGCACAACTGGTGCCCAAGGGTTGGCCAAGTTGGTCCCTGAAGCCAAGCAGATAAAGTTTGACAAGACATCGGAAGCATTGCAGGCCCTGAGGGATGATCGAGGTGTGGCCTTTGCCCAGGATGACATTTTGCTGTTTAAATTGATTCTGGACAATCCAGAGTTGGAGGTTGTCGGCGAAGTGTTCAATCCCACGGATTGGGGAATCGGCTTTCGCAAGGGTGAAGACGATATAAAGGCCTATGTTAACCTGGCGCTGCGGTACATGTATCAGACCGGATATCTGCAAAGTTCACTTCGCAAGTGGTGGAAAGGGCAGGAACTCGACGAGTATCTCAAGAGAATTGATGATATGTTCAGCAAGTAG
- a CDS encoding amino acid ABC transporter permease — protein MRFDFQAIIDALPYMSMGLKNTLLLTFWGIVFSSILGIVCAILRISKNRLCRNALIAYIEIFRNTPIVAQIFYLYFALPLIGIKVSAFNCGLIALVLHFNAYNIEVFRSGLEAVPFGLHEAGEALGFTYVQRLRLITIPLALRICLPSLANNYVSLLKNTALVSIIGVVEITFVAQDVIADNFTFLEMYSTIAVLYLVLVFGLTWLLRKVERRYAITL, from the coding sequence ATGCGCTTTGACTTTCAGGCTATAATAGATGCGCTGCCGTATATGAGCATGGGGCTGAAGAATACACTTCTGCTCACCTTCTGGGGAATCGTCTTTTCATCAATTCTCGGTATTGTCTGCGCCATTTTGAGAATCTCCAAGAACAGGCTCTGCAGAAACGCACTCATCGCCTACATCGAAATTTTTCGAAATACTCCTATAGTGGCCCAGATTTTTTACCTCTACTTTGCGCTGCCCCTCATAGGCATCAAGGTTTCTGCCTTCAACTGTGGTCTCATAGCTCTGGTTCTCCACTTCAATGCTTACAATATCGAAGTTTTTCGTTCTGGTCTGGAGGCTGTCCCCTTTGGCCTGCACGAAGCGGGCGAGGCCCTGGGATTTACATATGTACAGCGGCTCCGACTCATCACCATTCCCCTGGCATTGAGGATTTGTCTGCCTTCTCTGGCAAACAATTATGTCTCACTCCTGAAGAACACTGCCCTGGTCTCCATAATCGGGGTGGTGGAGATTACTTTCGTGGCCCAAGATGTGATCGCTGACAATTTCACTTTCCTCGAAATGTATTCTACTATCGCTGTCCTTTATCTGGTTCTTGTTTTTGGACTTACCTGGCTGCTGAGGAAGGTGGAAAGACGTTATGCTATAACTCTGTGA
- a CDS encoding amino acid ABC transporter permease: MFDMLKQNLPFLLGGAKHTFVLSVLAMVISILVGLVFGLMRLSQRRWLRTTALAYVEVWRGVPMIVSILFIYFALPEIIRIWINVEISSFTAMLIACVFWTSANAAEIIRGAIQAIPFGQTEAAEALGMTYVQRMRLVIMPQAVKIMIPPMIGLFTLLLKGTAIGFIIEYRELIRVGQITIERLVMAGRKSASIEIYTVVMIIYFIMCYPLSRFSLYYERKLTEGKQ, translated from the coding sequence ATGTTTGACATGCTCAAACAGAACCTGCCGTTTCTGCTTGGTGGCGCCAAACACACATTCGTCTTGAGTGTTCTGGCGATGGTCATATCCATTCTGGTGGGCCTGGTCTTTGGTCTCATGCGGTTGTCCCAGAGACGCTGGCTGAGGACAACAGCCCTGGCCTATGTTGAGGTGTGGCGGGGTGTGCCCATGATAGTCTCTATCCTCTTTATCTATTTTGCCCTGCCGGAAATTATCAGGATCTGGATCAATGTGGAGATCTCCTCTTTTACTGCCATGCTCATCGCCTGCGTCTTCTGGACGTCAGCCAATGCGGCAGAAATAATACGCGGCGCTATTCAAGCAATACCCTTCGGTCAGACTGAAGCAGCTGAAGCGCTTGGCATGACCTATGTGCAGAGAATGCGGTTGGTCATCATGCCCCAGGCCGTCAAGATCATGATACCGCCCATGATTGGCCTGTTCACCCTGCTGCTGAAAGGAACGGCCATTGGTTTTATTATCGAGTATCGGGAGTTGATCAGGGTAGGCCAGATAACCATTGAACGATTGGTCATGGCGGGCCGAAAGAGTGCGAGCATTGAGATCTACACAGTAGTCATGATTATCTACTTTATTATGTGTTATCCACTCAGCCGCTTTTCCCTTTACTATGAACGCAAGTTGACCGAAGGAAAACAGTAG
- a CDS encoding amino acid ABC transporter ATP-binding protein, whose product MIRFVDVYKSFGDRLVLKGINFHVREGEVVVIIGPSGSGKSTILRCVNRLVPIDSGQVIVDGMSVNDPETKIVKVREEVGMVFQQFNLFPHKTVLENVMMAPIHVRKVKREEARKTAEELLRKVDIWDQAHKYPAQLSGGQQQRVAITRALAMHPKIMLFDEATSALDPEMIGEVLDVMKQLAREGMTMICVTHEMGFAREVADRVMFLDDGVVVEEGTPDDIFSDAREERTKAFLSKIL is encoded by the coding sequence TTGATACGTTTTGTCGATGTTTACAAGTCATTCGGCGACAGGCTGGTTTTGAAGGGCATAAATTTCCATGTTCGAGAAGGGGAGGTTGTGGTAATTATTGGCCCTTCCGGTTCTGGCAAGTCGACCATTCTACGCTGTGTCAATCGGTTGGTTCCCATTGATAGCGGACAGGTTATTGTGGATGGCATGTCTGTAAATGATCCTGAGACCAAAATCGTCAAAGTGCGGGAAGAAGTAGGTATGGTTTTTCAGCAGTTCAATCTCTTTCCTCATAAGACCGTGCTCGAAAATGTCATGATGGCGCCCATTCATGTGCGCAAGGTCAAACGGGAAGAGGCCAGAAAGACAGCCGAAGAGCTCTTGAGGAAGGTGGACATCTGGGACCAAGCTCATAAATACCCGGCACAGCTTTCAGGCGGCCAGCAGCAGCGCGTTGCCATCACCAGGGCCTTGGCCATGCATCCCAAAATTATGCTGTTCGACGAGGCCACCAGCGCCCTTGATCCAGAGATGATTGGTGAGGTTCTTGATGTCATGAAACAGTTGGCCCGAGAAGGCATGACGATGATCTGTGTAACTCACGAAATGGGTTTTGCTCGGGAGGTCGCTGACCGAGTCATGTTCCTCGACGACGGCGTTGTAGTGGAGGAAGGAACCCCAGATGACATCTTCAGCGATGCCAGGGAAGAAAGAACAAAGGCTTTTCTCAGTAAAATTTTATGA
- a CDS encoding MurR/RpiR family transcriptional regulator, protein MTPMKEQIQSVPIPLEVLNEISRRKDEFTPRQRIFAEYVLQNPESLAFLSITDLAKEARVSQATIIRFCNALGYDGYAQLAREAQQAIQVELGTVGRFRLVREMRRESNGNPPRSSFERVVVQEIENLTFLAKSIKIADFYHCLDMMAEADRICVIGCLSSTSLAVFFGYTLSKLKPEVDVIHGHGVMSSAICQRLSEKSLVFLIAFPRYPRETVELGELAASRGARIVAITNSHISPIVPLADLVFFLPVGIPSFVDAYASPIVFISGLLTEFSERIPEQAQLTLGKYDEYAAQMDLFQYMDGKRGPKNRR, encoded by the coding sequence ATGACTCCGATGAAAGAACAGATACAGTCAGTTCCTATTCCCCTCGAAGTGCTCAATGAGATCTCCAGGCGCAAGGATGAATTCACGCCACGTCAGCGGATATTTGCCGAATATGTCCTGCAGAACCCTGAGAGCCTTGCCTTTCTATCGATTACCGATCTGGCGAAAGAGGCCAGGGTGTCTCAGGCCACTATTATCCGCTTCTGTAATGCCCTCGGCTATGATGGCTATGCGCAACTGGCGCGCGAAGCACAGCAGGCCATTCAAGTCGAGCTGGGGACAGTTGGCCGTTTCCGACTGGTCCGAGAGATGCGCCGGGAGTCAAATGGGAACCCGCCCAGATCCAGTTTCGAGCGGGTAGTTGTTCAGGAGATAGAGAATCTCACCTTTCTGGCCAAGAGCATCAAGATCGCAGATTTTTACCACTGTCTGGACATGATGGCCGAGGCGGACCGCATCTGCGTCATTGGTTGTTTGAGCTCTACCAGCCTGGCTGTGTTTTTCGGATACACGCTTTCCAAACTCAAGCCAGAGGTAGATGTGATTCACGGCCATGGGGTCATGTCATCGGCGATCTGTCAGCGCCTTTCTGAAAAATCACTGGTTTTTCTCATTGCATTTCCAAGATATCCGCGAGAAACCGTGGAACTGGGGGAACTGGCTGCCAGCAGGGGAGCGCGGATTGTTGCCATTACCAACAGCCATATTTCTCCAATAGTACCTCTGGCTGATCTGGTTTTTTTCCTGCCGGTGGGCATTCCTTCGTTTGTAGACGCATATGCTTCACCAATAGTCTTTATCAGCGGTCTATTGACAGAGTTCAGCGAGCGCATACCCGAACAGGCGCAACTTACACTGGGTAAATACGACGAATACGCCGCCCAGATGGACCTCTTCCAATACATGGATGGAAAAAGGGGACCGAAGAACAGACGCTAG